In one window of Macrotis lagotis isolate mMagLag1 chromosome 5, bilby.v1.9.chrom.fasta, whole genome shotgun sequence DNA:
- the LOC141489785 gene encoding large ribosomal subunit protein uL11-like, giving the protein MSPKFDPNEIKVVFLRCTGGEVGATSALAPKIGPFGLSPKKVGDDIAKATGDWKGFRITVKLIIQNRWAQTEVVPSASALIIKALKEPPPDRKQKNIKHSGNITFDEIVNIARQMRHQSLARELSGTIKEILGTAQSVGCNIDVRHPHDVIDDINSGAVECSAS; this is encoded by the coding sequence ATGTCTCCCAAGTTTGATCCTAATGAAATCAAAGTCGTGTTTTTAAGGTGCACTGGTGGTGAAGTTGGTGCCACATCAGCTCTGGCCCCCAAAATTGGTCCCTTTGGTTTGTCTCCAAAAAAGGTTGGTGATgacattgccaaggcaactggtGACTGGAAAGGGTTTAGGATTACAGTGAAACTTATCATTCAGAACAGATGGGCCCAGACTGAGGTGGTGCCTTCTGCCTCAGCCTTGATCATCAAAGCTCTAAAGGAACCTCCTCCAGAcagaaagcagaaaaatattaaacatagtGGAAACATCACTTTCGATGAGATTGTCAACATTGCTAGACAGATGAGGCACCAATCCTTGGCAAGAGAACTCTCTGGAACTATTAAAGAGATCCTTGGAACAGCCCAGTCTGTGGGCTGCAACATTGATGTCAGAcatcctcatgatgtcattgatgaCATCAATAGTGGAGCAGTGGAATGCTCAGCAAGTTAA